In the genome of Syngnathoides biaculeatus isolate LvHL_M chromosome 14, ASM1980259v1, whole genome shotgun sequence, one region contains:
- the chn1 gene encoding N-chimaerin encodes MPSKEPYEAQKEDKSLVQRAKREANQEDILAATLGMRMGPEKPSATFWQPLKLFAYSQLTSLVRRASLKETERVAISEKVHNFKVHTFRGPHWCEHCASFMWGLMAQGVKCADCGVNVHKQCLPLVPNNCKPSLRHIRKVYSCDLTTLVSAHNTARPMVVDMCIREIESRGLKSEGLYRISGFSDSVEEVKTAFDKAGEKTDISVKAYEDINIITGALKLYLRDLPVPVISYNAYPRFIEAAKLTDQDKKLEAFGEALAMLPSSHNETLKYLMAHLKRVTQNEKYNLMNAENLAIVFGPTLMRSPDLDAMTALNDIRYQRQVVEVLIKNVDTLF; translated from the exons ATGCCATCTAAAGAGCCCTATGAGGCTCAAAAGGAGGACAAGTCCCTGGTGCAAAGGGCCAAACGAGAGGCCAATCAAGAAGACATTTTGGCGGCCACTCTGGGGATGAGGATGGGGCCCGAGAAACCTTCGGCCACCTTCTGGCAGCCACTGAAACTCTTCGCCTATTCACAGCTCACTTCTCTTGTCCGTAGAGCCTCGCTGAAGGAAACCGAACGCGTGGCAATATCGGAGAAAGTCCACAACTTTAAG GTCCATACCTTCCGCGGGCCTCACTGGTGTGAGCACTGTGCCAGCTTCATGTGGGGGCTGATGGCTCAGGGGGTCAAGTGTGCAG ACTGCGGCGTGAATGTCCACAAACAATGTTTACCTCTGGTCCCCAACAACTGCAAGCCGAGTCTGAGACATATCCGTAAAGTGTACAGTTGCGACCTCACCACCTTGGTGAGTGCCCACAACACAGCGCGGCCCATGGTGGTGGACATGTGCATACGAGAGATTGAGTCAAGAG GACTGAAGTCTGAAGGTCTGTACAGAATATCAGGATTCAGCGATTCCGTGGAAGAAGTCAAGACGGCGTTCGACAAAG CTGGAGAGAAGACAGACATCTCAGTGAAAGCGTACGAGGACATCAACATCATCACGGGTGCTCTGAAGCTCTACCTCCGGGATTTGCCTGTCCCCGTCATCTCGTACAATGCGTACCCCAGGTTCATCGAGGCCGCAA AACTCACGGACCAGGACAAGAAGCTTGAAGCTTTCGGAGAGGCGTTGGCTATGCTGCCCTCGTCACACAATGAAACACTCAAGTATCTCATGGCGCACTTAAAAAG GGTGACCCAAAATGAGAAATACAACCTGATGAACGCCGAGAACCTGGCCATCGTTTTCGGACCCACTCTAATGCGAAGCCCGGATCTCGACGCTATGACCGCCCTCAACGACATCCGCTACCAGAGGCAGGTGGTGGAGGTGCTCATTAAAAATGTAGACACGCTCTTCTGA